In Zobellia roscoffensis, the following are encoded in one genomic region:
- a CDS encoding ComEC/Rec2 family competence protein has product MNFFNFSFVLLSFLLGTTVCAQQFFSELPPWQEGMLDIHHINTGRGNAAYFILPDGTTLLVDAGDMSETHERTLSARNAKLMPNNSKSAPEWIVDYIHQFTPKNKTPQLDYALLTHYHDDHFGEMDVNRKKAENGNYYLTGITEVGHHLPIKTMLDRGDSYPVDLKNVEIQSKIDKNDAYGTIATLKNYWNFINFQAKTNGLQYEVFEAGQLNQIALKTKQKDFPDFNIQNIAVNGEIWTGEKNRTFSIFKEGEYPGENPLSTCLKISYGNFDYFTGGDISGINAFGGINIHSVESNIAPIVGSVDVATLNHHGNRDSQNTFYVRTLRPRVWIQQNWSSDHPGEEVLRRITSKELYPGERDIFSTVLLQANKDVIGGRLDQYKSHNGHIVLRVEKGGASYKIFILNDTSEKREVLSEHGPYESK; this is encoded by the coding sequence ATGAATTTTTTCAATTTTAGTTTCGTTTTACTCTCTTTTTTGCTGGGCACTACAGTTTGTGCCCAGCAATTTTTTTCCGAACTGCCCCCTTGGCAAGAAGGTATGTTAGACATACACCACATCAACACCGGAAGAGGCAATGCTGCCTATTTTATACTTCCGGACGGAACAACGCTTTTAGTAGACGCTGGTGACATGTCCGAAACGCATGAACGAACCCTTTCCGCTAGAAATGCCAAATTGATGCCTAACAATTCTAAATCGGCGCCTGAATGGATTGTAGATTACATTCATCAATTTACACCCAAAAACAAAACTCCGCAGTTAGATTATGCGCTTCTCACCCATTATCATGACGACCATTTTGGTGAAATGGATGTGAATCGAAAAAAGGCTGAAAACGGAAATTACTACTTAACAGGAATTACAGAAGTAGGCCACCACCTACCAATAAAAACCATGCTTGATCGCGGCGATTCTTATCCTGTTGACCTAAAAAACGTAGAAATTCAATCAAAAATAGATAAGAACGATGCTTATGGAACGATAGCTACGCTTAAAAACTATTGGAACTTTATTAATTTCCAAGCAAAAACTAATGGGCTACAATATGAAGTCTTTGAAGCTGGTCAGCTGAATCAAATAGCCCTTAAAACAAAACAAAAAGATTTTCCTGATTTCAATATTCAGAATATAGCGGTGAACGGTGAGATTTGGACCGGAGAAAAGAACCGTACATTTTCCATTTTTAAAGAAGGTGAATATCCTGGAGAGAACCCATTAAGCACTTGCCTTAAGATTAGCTATGGTAATTTTGATTATTTCACAGGAGGTGATATCAGCGGGATTAACGCTTTTGGAGGCATCAATATTCACTCGGTAGAATCCAACATAGCGCCTATTGTTGGTTCGGTAGATGTCGCAACTTTAAATCATCATGGCAACCGCGATTCACAAAACACATTTTACGTGCGCACCCTACGTCCACGCGTCTGGATTCAGCAAAACTGGTCTAGCGACCACCCGGGCGAAGAGGTCTTAAGACGTATAACTTCAAAAGAACTTTATCCGGGTGAACGAGACATTTTCAGCACTGTTCTTTTACAAGCCAACAAAGATGTGATTGGCGGCAGACTCGACCAGTATAAAAGCCATAACGGACATATTGTTCTACGGGTTGAAAAAGGAGGCGCATCCTATAAAATATTTATCTTGAACGATACTTCCGAAAAGCGTGAAGTACTATCAGAACACGGTCCTTATGAGTCAAAATGA
- a CDS encoding helix-turn-helix domain-containing protein, which produces MDDYLIGIGKRIKEIRKESNKTISDIARGAEVTGGLISRIENGRTIPSLPVLLKIISSLEIEVTEFFNGMPQVNGASYIVSRKEDNSIIEKEDTAVGFNYTYIFGKQLSSLGFETVLLEVQPNSERDKVTTDAYEFKYMLTGECYYIIGEEEVLLKEGDSIFFDGRIPHVPVNRSDASTKMLVIYFFI; this is translated from the coding sequence ATGGATGATTACCTGATAGGTATTGGAAAACGGATAAAAGAAATCCGAAAGGAAAGCAACAAAACCATAAGTGATATTGCGCGTGGTGCAGAGGTAACCGGTGGACTGATTTCAAGGATTGAAAATGGAAGAACCATACCATCTTTACCCGTATTATTGAAAATAATAAGTTCATTGGAAATTGAAGTGACCGAGTTTTTCAATGGTATGCCACAGGTAAACGGGGCTAGCTATATAGTTTCGAGAAAAGAGGACAATTCTATAATTGAAAAAGAGGACACCGCAGTTGGTTTCAATTATACTTACATTTTTGGAAAACAGCTTTCTTCCTTAGGTTTTGAGACGGTTTTATTAGAGGTTCAACCCAACTCGGAACGTGATAAAGTCACTACAGATGCTTACGAGTTTAAGTATATGCTTACCGGTGAATGTTATTATATAATTGGAGAGGAAGAAGTGCTTTTGAAAGAAGGGGACTCTATTTTCTTTGATGGCCGTATTCCGCACGTTCCGGTTAACCGAAGTGATGCGTCAACTAAGATGTTGGTTATCTATTTTTTTATATAG
- a CDS encoding phosphonatase-like hydrolase, with product MHNIELVVFDMAGTVVNENNVVYKTVQKAINKKGYHFSLDFVLVHGAGKEKHQAIKDILKANSDSMSEPSEPIFEDFKRLLDESYHNLKVTSFKGVEEVLAQLKSQHIKIALNTGYNRAIAELLLQKMNWKKGEQYDALVTADDVLEGRPHPAMISKAMEILEVSDASKVLKAGDSIIDIEEGKNAHCGVTIGVTTGAHSAAQLKSAEPTYVLNSLVGLTNYIKG from the coding sequence ATGCATAACATAGAATTAGTAGTATTTGACATGGCCGGCACGGTCGTTAATGAAAACAACGTAGTTTACAAAACAGTTCAAAAGGCAATTAATAAAAAGGGATATCATTTTTCCCTAGACTTCGTACTCGTACATGGTGCCGGAAAAGAAAAACATCAAGCCATAAAAGATATTCTAAAGGCTAATAGTGATTCCATGTCCGAACCGTCCGAACCCATTTTTGAAGATTTTAAACGCTTATTAGATGAGTCCTATCACAATTTAAAAGTGACTTCTTTTAAAGGCGTGGAAGAGGTTTTAGCCCAACTGAAATCACAACATATTAAAATTGCTTTAAACACAGGTTACAATAGAGCAATAGCAGAACTTTTACTTCAAAAAATGAATTGGAAAAAGGGCGAGCAATATGATGCTTTGGTTACAGCAGATGACGTATTGGAAGGACGTCCTCACCCTGCCATGATTTCTAAAGCTATGGAAATTCTAGAAGTAAGCGATGCGAGTAAGGTGCTAAAGGCCGGAGATTCTATTATTGATATAGAAGAAGGCAAAAACGCACATTGTGGTGTTACCATTGGTGTAACCACCGGCGCCCACTCAGCAGCACAATTAAAATCCGCTGAACCTACTTATGTATTAAACTCACTTGTAGGACTCACCAATTATATAAAAGGCTGA
- a CDS encoding SusD/RagB family nutrient-binding outer membrane lipoprotein gives MKTSKIFTIILLTGLSLTGCTADFEETNSNPNAPEMVSADLLTATATSDIVRTLTSEGYSDGNTLTQLMAKNNFPGFGQFEWGDQGLWNFFYQILPEVTDILEISRAEETKNSTYEGIALTLRALCYANLTDLYANVPYTEAITGKTDAVFTPKYDDQETVYNGVLQDLVDADAALALGEAITGSTGDVIFDGDASKWRKLANSLRLRYLLRISKQRDVSAEMQAIVSAGNYIMTNDDNATLTFSGTSNTDSWPESTGRIGGFDEKSLCTTGLEYLTRFNDPRLDIWFDRNSDGEYVGIPIGLNQDNARAYDDANSPSRLDVELFYFSRTEAEAYIIKSSEVNFILAEAAERGFISGDAETFYNEGIRQSMKYWGVTDDTVIDAYLAQPSVAYDGSIELLMTQKTLALWNVDYQGWFDYRRTGLPELEAGPDNENQGLYPVRFLYPSSEQTLNEINYKAAVEAIGGDNINAKGWWETGTRY, from the coding sequence ATGAAAACATCAAAAATATTCACCATAATTCTTCTTACGGGCTTAAGCTTAACAGGCTGTACAGCAGATTTTGAAGAAACAAACTCAAACCCCAATGCCCCCGAAATGGTAAGTGCCGATTTACTTACCGCTACGGCTACTTCCGATATTGTCCGTACTTTAACTTCCGAAGGGTATTCAGACGGAAATACCCTTACACAGTTAATGGCAAAGAACAACTTCCCCGGTTTTGGCCAATTTGAATGGGGAGATCAAGGTCTATGGAATTTTTTCTATCAGATTTTGCCCGAAGTAACGGACATTTTAGAAATCTCTAGAGCTGAGGAAACCAAGAACAGTACGTATGAAGGTATAGCCTTAACCTTAAGAGCACTTTGTTACGCCAACTTAACCGATTTGTATGCGAACGTTCCTTACACGGAAGCCATTACCGGAAAAACAGATGCAGTTTTTACTCCAAAATATGATGACCAAGAAACGGTTTACAACGGTGTTCTCCAAGATTTAGTGGATGCCGATGCTGCTTTGGCCTTGGGTGAAGCCATAACAGGTTCAACAGGAGATGTTATTTTTGATGGCGATGCCTCAAAATGGAGAAAACTAGCAAATTCACTTCGCTTACGCTACTTGTTGAGAATCTCAAAACAAAGAGATGTTTCCGCCGAAATGCAAGCCATTGTTAGTGCCGGCAATTATATCATGACCAACGATGATAATGCTACCCTAACTTTCAGCGGCACTTCAAATACCGATTCTTGGCCAGAAAGTACAGGTCGAATCGGTGGTTTTGACGAGAAAAGTTTGTGTACCACCGGACTGGAATACCTTACCCGTTTTAACGACCCTAGATTGGATATTTGGTTTGATCGTAACAGTGATGGAGAATATGTGGGCATACCTATTGGCTTGAATCAGGATAACGCTAGAGCGTATGACGATGCTAATAGTCCTAGCCGTTTAGATGTTGAATTGTTTTACTTTTCCAGAACTGAAGCTGAGGCTTATATTATTAAAAGTTCTGAGGTAAACTTTATATTGGCCGAAGCGGCAGAAAGAGGATTTATTTCCGGTGATGCCGAAACTTTTTACAATGAAGGTATTCGCCAAAGCATGAAGTATTGGGGTGTAACGGACGACACGGTTATTGACGCCTATTTGGCTCAGCCTTCCGTGGCATACGATGGAAGTATAGAATTGTTGATGACCCAAAAAACACTTGCTCTTTGGAATGTAGATTACCAAGGTTGGTTTGATTACAGAAGAACCGGTTTACCTGAACTTGAAGCTGGGCCAGACAATGAAAACCAAGGTCTTTACCCAGTAAGATTCCTATATCCTTCTTCTGAGCAAACATTGAACGAAATAAACTATAAAGCTGCAGTAGAAGCTATTGGTGGTGACAACATTAACGCTAAGGGTTGGTGGGAAACTGGAACCAGGTATTAA
- a CDS encoding alkaline phosphatase family protein: MKLLKLLIPVLAFCGICSTRVVSQELQNSGIEHVVVIGFDGLSPDGLQNAATPTFDRLIQEGAYSMHARAVLPTSSSTNWASMIMGAGPEQHGITSNAWERDNFTLPAVTQSEEFIFPTIFQLTNDQIASSEIGAIYHWGGFGRLFEKSAVDYDVSPETEDETAVLASDYIKGKKPKLTFIHFDHVDHAGHEYGHGTPHYYESVEKSDKLLKEVMDAIKTAGIGDKTLVIVSADHGGLGKGHGGESLQEIEIPFIVWGKGVKKNHKITHPVYQYDNAATVAFALGIKTPHAWIGKPVASAFEGYEIEDQYTVLEQLKEPVIFPKSEGYKKAGGLFTESTSVEIKNMNEEGTIRYTLDGSLPTKASAIYNKPFRLTNNTVVKSALFTNNKISSPVAEGYFRIQPKKAVKPVNYEIFYMDNLTFIPALSTKKPDLKGTTSEIASDEIKEKIKSNTTVRFTSRIEIEKEKNYRFYLRSDDGSKLFIDDELVVDNDGDHGVKTKDGTITLQPGIHPIKVLWFNGGGDGWLDVFVEEGDAAKQILSQPLLMTD; the protein is encoded by the coding sequence ATGAAACTACTTAAATTACTCATACCAGTATTAGCATTCTGCGGAATATGCTCCACAAGGGTTGTGAGTCAAGAGTTACAGAACTCAGGAATAGAACACGTAGTGGTCATAGGTTTTGATGGGCTAAGCCCAGACGGTTTGCAAAATGCAGCTACACCAACCTTTGACCGACTGATACAAGAAGGTGCTTACTCAATGCATGCCAGGGCCGTTCTCCCTACCAGTTCAAGTACCAATTGGGCCAGTATGATTATGGGTGCTGGACCAGAGCAGCACGGCATCACCTCCAACGCCTGGGAACGTGATAATTTTACGCTTCCCGCGGTTACACAAAGTGAAGAGTTTATATTCCCTACCATTTTTCAATTGACCAATGACCAAATTGCTTCCTCAGAAATAGGAGCTATTTATCATTGGGGCGGTTTTGGAAGATTGTTCGAAAAAAGTGCCGTTGATTATGATGTGAGCCCGGAAACGGAGGACGAAACAGCAGTTTTGGCAAGTGATTATATCAAAGGAAAAAAACCAAAACTCACTTTTATACATTTTGACCATGTAGATCATGCGGGCCACGAGTACGGCCATGGCACCCCACATTATTACGAATCCGTTGAAAAATCGGATAAACTTCTTAAAGAAGTTATGGACGCAATTAAAACAGCCGGTATTGGGGACAAAACCTTGGTTATCGTTAGTGCCGATCATGGTGGTTTAGGAAAAGGGCATGGCGGCGAGTCTCTTCAAGAAATTGAAATTCCCTTTATCGTTTGGGGAAAGGGAGTCAAGAAAAACCATAAAATTACCCACCCTGTCTACCAGTATGATAACGCAGCGACGGTAGCCTTTGCATTGGGAATTAAGACGCCACATGCGTGGATCGGCAAACCTGTTGCATCTGCTTTTGAAGGTTATGAAATAGAGGACCAATACACCGTTCTAGAACAGCTAAAAGAACCCGTTATCTTTCCTAAATCGGAAGGATATAAAAAAGCAGGCGGACTTTTCACAGAATCTACTTCCGTTGAAATCAAAAATATGAACGAAGAGGGAACCATTAGGTATACCTTGGATGGTTCATTGCCTACCAAAGCTTCGGCCATTTACAATAAACCTTTCCGCTTAACGAATAACACCGTAGTTAAAAGTGCCTTATTTACAAATAATAAAATCAGTAGCCCTGTTGCCGAAGGATATTTCAGGATACAACCTAAAAAAGCAGTAAAACCAGTAAACTACGAGATTTTTTATATGGATAATCTCACTTTTATTCCAGCCTTAAGCACTAAAAAACCAGATTTGAAAGGCACTACTTCTGAAATTGCCTCAGATGAAATAAAAGAAAAGATCAAGAGCAACACAACGGTGAGGTTCACTTCTAGAATAGAGATAGAAAAAGAAAAAAATTACAGGTTCTATCTTCGTTCGGATGACGGTAGCAAACTCTTTATTGATGACGAACTCGTAGTTGACAATGATGGTGATCATGGCGTAAAGACCAAAGATGGCACCATCACTTTACAACCAGGCATACACCCCATAAAAGTACTATGGTTCAATGGTGGTGGCGATGGATGGTTAGACGTTTTTGTAGAAGAAGGCGATGCTGCCAAACAGATATTATCTCAACCGTTATTGATGACCGATTAA
- a CDS encoding SusC/RagA family TonB-linked outer membrane protein has translation MKRTLLLTLFALMVSLAARAQTTFTGTVLDENQVPLPGASLVIKGSATGVATDFDGNFSIELPEGNEILVVSYLGYIPSEFDTSGKTTATIVLQPNSEQLGEVVVTALGIKREAKKLAYAVQKVSGDEISKAKETNVVNSLAGKLAGVQVTGGNSGVGSSSQIIIRGESSLNPSPNANSPLFVVDGIPINNSVSSRSSEGNMEVDYGNGAQDINPDDVETMNVLKGPSATALYGSRGANGVILITTKSGKNNKGIGVSYTNNTTFESILTFPEYQYEYGQGSNGQFAFADGGQNRSITGGVNDHVDESWGPALNGQLIAQHDSPTTSGLRAGDVHVRPRNADGTFADEIIATPFLSRPGNIKSFFETGHTISNNIALTGGNDKGNFRISFTDLESEGIVPNTDYNRRSYALNGSYQLTDWLKVSGSMNYINSNSGNRPVNSYGTENIMYLWIWFGQHLDMNSLRDYWQPGLEGVQQYNYNYNYHDNPFFNVYENTNSLDKDRVITNMRADIKLAKGLDFMFRTGFDYANELNMRKRAYSTQRFPKGQYREDNIYAFEQNTDFLLGYNTSLNEDIDLGLSVGGNSRIVKNRYQRISANSLSIPGIYNFGNTAEPLTSSDYDDKKEINSLYAFANFGFKDYLFLDVTGRNDWSSTLPLENSSYFYPSAGLSLILSDMFTFPETITFAKLRAGWASVGNDTDPYNLLSTYGFGTTFNGFSRVNSPSELKLPDLKPERTNSFEVGADLRFFSNRLGLDLALYRSETKNQIISLPVSNTSGYNQTVINAGKVRNEGLEITLNATPVKSENFTWNTNINFTTNRGEILELAEGLDFYQIKENYLIVGAEVGERMGDLYGTGFVEVTDTSSPHFGKWIINQDTGLPSRDSELRNLGNYNPDFMVGLQNSFRYKNLNLGVLFDWRQGGVYHSRTVSIGGTTGLLDFTTEGRETGIVAEGVINTGTEENPVYEENTINVPASGYYSTVYNRSNEETTMYDASYVKLREVKFGYNFPKKMFAQTPIASASISLVGRNLALWTENPHVDPETISFSGGTVVPGVEDMALPSTRSYGININIEF, from the coding sequence ATGAAAAGAACACTTCTTTTAACCTTATTCGCATTAATGGTCAGTTTGGCCGCCCGTGCACAGACTACTTTTACGGGAACGGTGCTAGACGAAAACCAAGTACCATTACCGGGAGCATCCTTAGTTATTAAAGGAAGTGCAACTGGTGTAGCAACGGATTTTGACGGTAATTTCAGTATAGAACTACCTGAAGGAAATGAAATTTTAGTAGTATCCTACCTAGGATACATCCCTTCTGAATTTGACACCTCGGGAAAAACTACAGCAACCATCGTTTTGCAACCTAACTCAGAGCAATTGGGAGAGGTTGTTGTAACCGCTTTGGGCATTAAAAGAGAAGCTAAAAAATTAGCTTATGCTGTTCAGAAAGTATCAGGAGACGAAATTTCTAAGGCTAAAGAAACTAATGTTGTGAACTCCTTAGCAGGTAAACTTGCAGGGGTACAGGTTACCGGTGGTAATTCCGGTGTAGGTTCATCTTCTCAAATTATAATCCGTGGTGAAAGCTCCTTAAACCCAAGCCCAAATGCCAATTCACCACTTTTTGTAGTTGATGGAATTCCTATCAATAATAGTGTAAGCAGCCGCTCTAGCGAAGGAAACATGGAAGTAGATTACGGAAACGGCGCCCAAGACATTAACCCTGATGACGTTGAGACCATGAACGTTTTAAAAGGCCCAAGCGCAACAGCCCTTTACGGCTCAAGAGGAGCGAACGGAGTTATATTAATTACTACAAAATCAGGGAAAAACAATAAAGGGATAGGCGTTTCATATACGAACAACACTACTTTTGAGTCTATTCTAACATTTCCTGAGTACCAATATGAATACGGTCAAGGTTCAAACGGTCAGTTTGCTTTTGCAGATGGTGGTCAAAACCGCTCCATAACGGGAGGCGTAAACGATCATGTTGACGAAAGTTGGGGTCCTGCTTTAAACGGCCAATTAATTGCACAACACGACAGTCCTACAACAAGCGGTTTGCGTGCTGGTGATGTTCATGTACGACCTAGGAATGCAGACGGTACTTTTGCCGATGAAATTATCGCTACTCCTTTTTTATCAAGACCGGGTAATATCAAAAGTTTTTTTGAAACAGGTCACACCATTAGTAACAATATCGCTCTAACAGGAGGAAACGATAAAGGTAATTTTAGAATATCATTTACCGATTTGGAGAGCGAAGGTATAGTTCCCAATACCGATTACAACAGACGTTCTTATGCATTAAACGGTTCATATCAACTTACAGATTGGCTTAAGGTTTCGGGTTCTATGAATTATATAAACAGTAACTCTGGCAACCGTCCTGTAAACTCTTACGGTACAGAAAATATCATGTATTTATGGATTTGGTTCGGACAGCATTTAGATATGAACTCGCTTCGCGACTACTGGCAACCGGGTCTGGAAGGCGTACAACAGTACAATTACAATTACAACTATCATGACAACCCTTTCTTTAACGTTTATGAAAACACAAATAGTCTTGATAAAGACCGTGTGATTACCAATATGCGCGCAGATATTAAATTGGCAAAGGGTCTCGATTTTATGTTCAGAACCGGTTTTGATTATGCCAATGAACTGAACATGCGCAAAAGAGCTTATTCTACACAGCGGTTTCCAAAAGGCCAGTATAGAGAAGATAACATCTATGCCTTTGAGCAGAACACAGACTTTCTACTTGGCTACAATACTTCACTTAATGAAGATATTGACTTAGGACTTTCGGTTGGCGGTAACAGCCGTATTGTTAAGAATAGATATCAGAGAATAAGTGCCAACTCGCTATCCATACCGGGCATCTATAACTTTGGGAACACTGCGGAACCTTTAACTTCTAGTGATTATGATGACAAAAAGGAAATTAACAGCTTGTACGCCTTCGCTAATTTTGGGTTTAAAGACTATCTATTTTTAGATGTAACCGGAAGAAACGACTGGTCTTCTACACTTCCCCTAGAGAACAGTAGTTATTTTTATCCTTCAGCTGGGCTTAGCCTTATCCTATCGGATATGTTCACCTTTCCTGAAACTATAACTTTTGCAAAATTAAGAGCTGGTTGGGCAAGTGTAGGTAACGATACCGATCCTTACAACTTACTATCTACATATGGCTTTGGAACAACCTTTAATGGTTTTTCAAGAGTAAATTCTCCTTCAGAACTGAAATTACCGGATTTAAAGCCAGAAAGAACCAATTCCTTTGAAGTTGGGGCCGATTTAAGATTCTTCAGCAATCGCTTGGGCTTAGATTTAGCATTATATAGGTCGGAAACAAAAAACCAGATAATTTCACTACCTGTTTCTAATACTTCGGGTTACAATCAAACAGTGATCAACGCTGGTAAAGTTAGAAATGAAGGTCTTGAAATTACTTTAAACGCAACACCCGTAAAATCCGAGAATTTCACTTGGAATACAAACATCAACTTTACCACGAATAGAGGTGAAATCTTAGAGCTTGCAGAGGGACTCGACTTTTATCAGATAAAAGAAAATTATCTTATCGTAGGTGCCGAAGTAGGTGAAAGAATGGGAGACTTATACGGCACAGGTTTCGTAGAAGTAACCGATACCAGCAGTCCTCATTTTGGAAAATGGATTATTAACCAAGATACCGGTCTACCTTCAAGAGACAGTGAACTTAGAAATTTGGGCAACTATAATCCTGATTTTATGGTCGGTCTTCAAAACAGTTTCCGTTATAAAAACCTTAACCTAGGTGTTCTTTTTGATTGGCGGCAAGGTGGTGTTTACCACTCTAGAACAGTATCCATTGGTGGAACTACAGGTCTTTTGGATTTTACCACTGAGGGTCGTGAAACAGGAATTGTGGCAGAAGGTGTTATTAATACGGGAACCGAAGAAAATCCTGTGTATGAAGAAAACACCATCAATGTTCCTGCATCAGGGTACTATTCTACGGTATATAACCGGAGTAACGAAGAAACTACCATGTACGATGCTAGCTATGTTAAGCTGAGAGAAGTGAAATTTGGTTACAACTTCCCTAAAAAGATGTTCGCTCAAACTCCAATTGCTTCCGCAAGCATTTCTCTTGTTGGACGTAACCTAGCCTTGTGGACAGAGAATCCTCATGTAGACCCTGAAACCATTTCTTTCTCAGGCGGAACGGTAGTTCCCGGTGTAGAAGATATGGCCTTACCAAGCACAAGAAGCTATGGTATTAATATAAACATAGAGTTCTAA